A segment of the Aureimonas sp. SA4125 genome:
TCGACTCCCGCCTCCACGGCCGCCAGCACCGTCGCCGCGGCGATGCCCGAGGTATCGTGGGTGTGGAAGTGGATCGGGATCCCGATCTCCTCCTTCAGCGCCTTGAACAGCACCCTTGCCGCCGAGGGCTTCAGCAGGCCCGCCATATCCTTGACGCCGAGGATGTGGGAACCCGCCGCCTCCAGTTCCTTGGCGAGCGAGACATAGTATTTCAGGTCGTATTTTGGCCGTGCCGAATTCAGGAGGTCGGCGGTGTAGCAGATCGCGCCCTCGCAGAGCTTGCCCGACTCACCGACCGCGTCGATCGAGACGCGCATGTTCTCGGTCCAGTTCAGGCAGTCGAACACGCGGAAGAGATCCACCCCGCCCTTGGCTGCCTCGGCGACGAAGGTCTTCACGACGTTGTCGGGATAGTTCGTGTAGCCGACGCCGTTGGAGCCGCGCAGCAGCATCTGCAACAGGATGTTCGGCGCCCGTTCGCGGATCAGCGCCAGCCGCTCCCAGGGATCCTCGGTGAGAAAGCGCATGGCCACGTCGAACGTCGCGCCGCCCCAGCACTCCAGCGACAGCAGCTGCGGCAGGGCTCTCGCATAGGCGTCGGCGATGGCGACGATGTCGTGCGTGCGCATCCGCGTGGCGAGCAGCGACTGGTGGCCGTCGCGCATCGTCGTGTCGGTGACGAGCACCTGGGGCTGTGCCAGCATCCAGTCGGCAAAACCGCGGGGACCCAGCGCGTCGAGCTTCTGCTTCGACCCCTCGGCGATCGGCAGGTTGAACACCGGCGCCACCGGCGGCGCGTTGTCGGGGTTCGGCTTCGGCCGTCCGCGTGTCTCGGGATGGCCGTTGACGGTGACGTCGGCGAGATAGGTCAGGAGCTTCGTCGCCCGGTCGCGCCGCTTGACCTGGCTGAACAGCTCCGGCGTCGTGTCGATGAAGCGGGTTGTGTAGCTGTTGTCGCGAAACTGCGGATGCGTGATGATCGCCTCGAGGAAGGTGAGGTTCGTCGCCACGCCCCGGATGCGGAACTCGCGCAGCGCCCGGTCCATCCGGGCGATCACCTCTTCCGGGCTCGGCGCCCAGGCCGTCACCTTTTCCAGCAGCGGATCGTAGAAGCGCGTGATCACCGCGCCGGAATAGGCGGTGCCGCCGTCGAGGCGGATGCCGAAGCCGGTGGCGCCGCGATAGGCGGTGATGCGGCCATAATCGGGGATGAAGTTCTGCTCGGGATCCTCGGTGGTGATCCGGCACTGCAGCGCATGGCCGTTGAGGCGAATGTCGGCCTGGGCCGGCACGCCCGATTCGGGCGTGCCGATGGCAAAACCGTCGAGAATGTGGATCTGCGCCTTGACGATGTCGATGCCGGTGACCTCCTCGGTCACGGTATGCTCGACCTGGATGCGCGGGTTGACCTCGATGAAGTAGAACTTGCCGGTATCGGCATCCATCAGGAACTCGACCGTGCCGGCGCCGACATAGCCCGTGGCCTCGGCCAGTTGCTTGGCATAGCCGCAGAGGTCAGAACGCTGCGCGTCGTCGAGGTAAGGCGCCGGCGCGCGCTCGACGACCTTCTGGTTGCGGCGCTGGATCGAGCAGTCGCGCTCGAAGAGGTGGACGACGTTGCCCTGCGTGTCGCCGAGAATCTGGACCTCGACGTGCCGGGCGCGCTCGACCAGCTTTTCGAGATAGACCTCGTCCTTGCCGAAGGCGGCCATGGCTTCGCGCTTGCCCTCGGTCACCTCGCGCAGAAGGTCGGCCTCCTGCCGGATCGACCGCATGCCGCGCCCGCCGCCGCCCCAGGACGCCTTCAGCATCAGCGGATAGCCGACGCTGGCGGCGAGGCGCTTGATTTCGTCCGGATCATCGGGAAGCGGCGCCGTCGCCGGGACGACGGGCACGCCGACCTCGATGGCGAGATTGCGCGCCGCGACCTTGTTGCCGAGCCGGCGCATGGTGTCGGCGGTCGGGCCGATGAAGACGAGGCCGGCCTCGGTGCAGGCGTCGACGAATTCCGGGCTCTCCGACAGGAGACCGTAGCCGGGATGGATCGCATCGGCGCCGGAGAGCTTGGCGACGCGGATGATCTCCTCGATCGACAGATAGGATTCGATCGGCCCGAGATCGCGCTTCAGATGCGGCCCGCGCCCGACCTGGTAGCTCTCATCCGCCTTGAAGCGGTGCAGCGCCAGCTTGTCCTCCTCGGCCCAGATCGCCACGGTCTTGAGACCGAGCTCGTTGGCGGCGCGAAACACCCGGATGGCGATTTCCGAACGGTTGGCGACGAGGATCTTGGCGATGGACAAAGGCGGCACTCCCGGCGAGATGCTTCCTTCTGACGCGGGGAAGCTGATCGCGGAAGATTGCGTTGCTTCCCCGGATTTCGCAAGCGCGAAGAGCGCGCGTGCAATTGCGTCGTCCCGGCAACCGCGGCGACGCCTCGACGATCGGCTGGTAGCGCGCGCCCGACCGGGGCGTCAGACCCGGTTTCGATCGAGCGGCGTCCGCCACGACCAGCCGCTTCTCTTCTCCTCGCGCAGGAAGGTGAAAAGTCCGGAAAACGCGACCAGCGTCATGCCGGCGACACCGAAGGCATCCGGGAATTCGTCGAAGAAGAGCGCGCCGATCAGCGCCGCCCAGATGATCTGGCTGTACTGCGTCGGCGCCACCCGGTTCGCCGGGGCTGCGCGCGTCGCATAGACCTGGATGAGATGGCCGGAGCCGGCGCAAAGACCCGCGGCGGCGACGAAGGGCATGATGCTCCACTCAGGGGCGACATAGGTCGGGATCATCAGGATCGCATTGACGACGAAGGCGCTGAGGACGACCGAGCCGATCAGCGTGATGCGCCGTTCCGTCGGACCGAGGACGCGCAGCACGATGACGGTGACCGCGCCGCAGAAGGCGCAGCCGACGGCCGCCAGATGTCCGGGCAGGATCTCGCGAAATCCGGGCCGCACGACCAGCATCACGCCGACGAGCCCGGTGATCACGGCGCTCCAGCGCTTCCACCCGACCGGCTCCTTCAGGATCAGGGTGGACAGGACGGTCACGAAGATCGGCAGGAGGAAGATCAGCGCATAGGCTTCGGCGAGCGGCAGCGAGGTGAAGGCGACGACGGCGAGGATGCCGCCAGCCGTACCGCTCGTCATCCGCAGGAGGACGAGCTTCGGATGCCGGGGAACGAGCGCCGACTTCCAGCTGTCGCCGCGCTCCTTGGTCAGGAGGGCCGGCAGGATGGCGAAGACCGACGTGAAGAAGCCGATCTCGAAGACCG
Coding sequences within it:
- the pyc gene encoding pyruvate carboxylase — encoded protein: MSIAKILVANRSEIAIRVFRAANELGLKTVAIWAEEDKLALHRFKADESYQVGRGPHLKRDLGPIESYLSIEEIIRVAKLSGADAIHPGYGLLSESPEFVDACTEAGLVFIGPTADTMRRLGNKVAARNLAIEVGVPVVPATAPLPDDPDEIKRLAASVGYPLMLKASWGGGGRGMRSIRQEADLLREVTEGKREAMAAFGKDEVYLEKLVERARHVEVQILGDTQGNVVHLFERDCSIQRRNQKVVERAPAPYLDDAQRSDLCGYAKQLAEATGYVGAGTVEFLMDADTGKFYFIEVNPRIQVEHTVTEEVTGIDIVKAQIHILDGFAIGTPESGVPAQADIRLNGHALQCRITTEDPEQNFIPDYGRITAYRGATGFGIRLDGGTAYSGAVITRFYDPLLEKVTAWAPSPEEVIARMDRALREFRIRGVATNLTFLEAIITHPQFRDNSYTTRFIDTTPELFSQVKRRDRATKLLTYLADVTVNGHPETRGRPKPNPDNAPPVAPVFNLPIAEGSKQKLDALGPRGFADWMLAQPQVLVTDTTMRDGHQSLLATRMRTHDIVAIADAYARALPQLLSLECWGGATFDVAMRFLTEDPWERLALIRERAPNILLQMLLRGSNGVGYTNYPDNVVKTFVAEAAKGGVDLFRVFDCLNWTENMRVSIDAVGESGKLCEGAICYTADLLNSARPKYDLKYYVSLAKELEAAGSHILGVKDMAGLLKPSAARVLFKALKEEIGIPIHFHTHDTSGIAAATVLAAVEAGVDAVDAAMDAVSGNTSQPCLGSIVEALAGSPRDPGLSADAIRRISFYWEAVRNQYAAFESDLKGPASEVYLHEMPGGQFTNLKEQARALGLDTRWHAVAQTYADVNQMFGDIVKVTPSSKVVGDMALMMVSQDLTVADVEDPAKDLAFPDSVVSMLRGDLGQPTGGWPEALQKKVLKGEAPITVRPGSLIPAADLVAERAKIEEKLGTSITDQAFASFLMYPKVFTDFHAAQELYGPVSGLPTPSYFYGIEQEEEVLIDLERGKTLVVRCLGFGETNEKGLRTVFFELNGQPRRVKVPDRNRSGSAVVKPKAEAGNAAHVGAPMPGVVSTLAVAAGQSVRAGDVLLSIEAMKMETALHAERDGTIAAVHVKVGDQIDAKDLLVAFAAV
- a CDS encoding DMT family transporter → MQTGILLGFLSYFVYACSDALIKYLGGHLPVFEIGFFTSVFAILPALLTKERGDSWKSALVPRHPKLVLLRMTSGTAGGILAVVAFTSLPLAEAYALIFLLPIFVTVLSTLILKEPVGWKRWSAVITGLVGVMLVVRPGFREILPGHLAAVGCAFCGAVTVIVLRVLGPTERRITLIGSVVLSAFVVNAILMIPTYVAPEWSIMPFVAAAGLCAGSGHLIQVYATRAAPANRVAPTQYSQIIWAALIGALFFDEFPDAFGVAGMTLVAFSGLFTFLREEKRSGWSWRTPLDRNRV